From Fundulus heteroclitus isolate FHET01 chromosome 14, MU-UCD_Fhet_4.1, whole genome shotgun sequence, the proteins below share one genomic window:
- the syt4 gene encoding synaptotagmin-4, translated as MAPMLEDGEQPVAVPVGVAVVSVFGIVFTASAFAWICCQRKNTNKSQKTPPYKFVHMLKGVDIYPESLSGKKKFAAPTTTSNDNGKTDVNGNCQTTPMSPSGTGKTALSPNGSRSDLHLDLEKRDLNGNFPTKPFHHHHQTVRSSPDLELPSPQTGFTQPGAMERRDLPSPSSALSSQAPTPAVDRPQGEDKEGGLGTLHFSLEYQAERKAFIVHIKEAHGLSPTDEQSLTSDPYIKLTLLPEKKHRVKTRVLRKTLDPAFDETFSFYGIPLARVSELALHFMVLSFDRFSRDEVIGETLVPLSGIDLSEGRVLMSREIIKRNVKKSLGRGELLLSLCYQSTTNTLTVVVLKARHIPKTENNGPIDPYVKVNMYHGKKRICKKKTHVKKCSPNPVFNELFVFDLPSEEGLRDTSVELLLMESDNGTSRNPNTVIGRLVLGTSAAGTAGEHWREICDHPRRQIAKWHAMSEE; from the exons ATGGCTCCTATGCTGGAGGACGGAGAACAGCCTG TGGCAGTGCCTGTGGGTGTTGCTGTAGTGAGTGTTTTCGGCATTGTCTTCACTGCATCAGCCTTCGCCTGGATCTGTTGCCAGCGCAAAAACACCAACAAGTCCCAGAAGACACCTCCTTACAAGTTTGTGCACATGCTTAAAGGGGTTGACATCTACCCAGAGAGCCTGAGTGGCAAAAAGAAGTTTGCTGCACCCACTACAACATCTAATGATAACGGTAAAACCGATGTCAATGGAAACTGCCAAACTACGCCAATGAGTCCTTCTGGCACTGGCAAAACTGCCTTGAGTCCAAATGGTTCCAGATCAGATCTGCATCTTGATCTCGAGAAGCGTGATCTGAACGGAAACTTTCCCACCAAGCCTTTTCACCATCACCACCAGACGGTGCGGAGCTCCCCAGACCTGGAGCTACCCTCTCCTCAGACAGGGTTCACCCAACCTGGTGCAATGGAACGCCGTGACCTACCTTCACCATCCAGCGCTCTCTCGAGCCAGGCACCTACCCCAGCGGTTGACAGACCTCAGGGAGAGGACAAGGAGGGGGGTCTAGGGACTCTCCACTTCTCACTTGAGTACCAGGCAGAGAGGAAGGCATTTATTGTTCACATCAAG GAAGCCCATGGTCTGTCCCCAACCGATGAGCAGTCGCTTACCTCTGACCCCTACATCAAGCTGACCCTGCTGCCGGAGAAAAAGCACAGAGTGAAGACAAGAGTCCTTCGTAAGACTCTAGACCCCGCCTTCGATGAGACCTTCAGCTTCTATGGGATCCCACTTGCTCGGGTGTCTGAGCTGGCCCTTCACTTCATGGTGCTGAGCTTTGATCGGTTTTCTCGTGACGAGGTCATTGGAGAGACCCTTGTACCTTTGTCAGGGATTGACTTGTCAGAAGGGCGTGTCCTGATGAGCAGAGAGATTATCAAGAGAAATGTTAAG AAGTCCTTGGGTCGAGGAGAACTGCTGCTCTCTTTGTGCTACCAATCCACCACCAACACCCTGACTGTGGTAGTCCTCAAAGCTCGGCACATCCCCAAGACTGAAAACAATGGTCCCATTG aTCCGTATGTCAAAGTGAACATGTATCATGGAAAGAAGCGCATATGCAAGAAGAAGACCCATGTGAAAAAATGCTCTCCCAACCCGGTCTTTAATGAGCTCTTTGTGTTTGATCTGCCCTCCGAAGAGGGTCTGAGGGACACCAGCGTAGAGCTGCTTCTGATGGAATCAGACAATGGCACTTCACGCAACCCCAACACCGTTATTGGCCGTCTGGTATTGGGCACATCGGCGGCAGGAACAGCCGGAGAGCACTGGAGAGAGATCTGCGACCACCCGCGTCGCCAGATTGCCAAGTGGCATGCCATGTCAGAGGAATAG